A window of Mucilaginibacter paludis DSM 18603 contains these coding sequences:
- a CDS encoding TAT-variant-translocated molybdopterin oxidoreductase — translation MESNKKYWKGLEELNNSPEFVELNKNEFAEPIPFEDILSGTGLMNKTPRRSFLKAVGFGVGAVSLAACQKVPVHKSIPYLIKPEEVTPGIANYYTSSYDGHAILVKTREGRPIKIEGNPADLLSKGGLNAQAQASVLELYDVNRLQNPMKDGSESSWSDIDSFVKSELAAIKAGGKKIRLVTSTVHSPSTLAVINDFIKQYPNTKHINYDAVSYTGIIQANQNSFGKAVLPHYRFDKADVIVSFGADFLGSWISQAEFMNQYVSNRNGKSLANKKMSRHIQFETGMSLTGTNADVRVPLKPSEEGIAIINLYNAIAGTTLPGSQKLTANPNAEKSILLVAKELQAAKGKALVVAGSNDVATQVLVNAINSLLGSYGSTIDLDNVSNKYAGNDSELVELINDMKAGQVDAVFFLDANPAYDYFKAKEFSAALAKVRLRVSFADHGKNGESSTVIGDETSSLCNVIAPNHHYLESWGDDNVLEGYYTIVQPTINPVYNTRQAEESLLLWSDNAIKDYYSYVRNNWSTTLLAKGGLSGQSGWESLLQTGFVKVAEKPAGTYSFSKDLNAVAQTILNHSSQLAAKGDSQVELQVYQSSVIRDGKKANNPWLQELPDPVSKVTWENFAAISPKFAEKLGIEENQVIKVTVDGYTIELPVLFQPGQAQGTISVAVGYGRTLAGPVGNAAGQNAFPFQSFRNGTFQTSAVATFEKTGEKSILAQTQTHHSYEGRSVIQETTFEKYKKDAAAGNRSVKEHKVYTLWDEYERPQYNWVMAIDLNACTGCGACVVACNAENNVPVVGKDEVRRRREMHWIRIDRYYSFNEADGAVTKEKEINVLKDDKSHMDNLDNVSVVYQPMLCQHCDHAPCETVCPVLATVHSSEGLNHMAYNRCIGTRYCANNCPYKVRRFNWFNYWNDSRFDNYLNNEHTQLVLNPDVVTRFRGVMEKCSMCIQRIQAGKLKAKIEKRPLKDGDVKVACQQTCPTNAIVFGNVNDPESEVAKALKSERTYYVLEELNVQPGIGYQVKVRNTIEQEA, via the coding sequence ATGGAAAGCAATAAGAAATACTGGAAAGGTTTAGAAGAGCTGAACAATAGCCCGGAGTTTGTTGAATTAAACAAAAACGAGTTTGCGGAGCCTATACCATTTGAAGATATATTGAGCGGAACCGGTTTAATGAATAAAACCCCTCGTCGTAGTTTCTTAAAAGCGGTAGGGTTTGGCGTTGGTGCGGTTTCATTAGCGGCCTGTCAAAAAGTTCCTGTTCATAAATCTATCCCCTACTTAATTAAGCCCGAAGAAGTAACTCCTGGTATAGCTAATTACTACACCTCAAGTTATGATGGTCATGCTATTTTGGTAAAAACACGCGAAGGCCGCCCGATTAAAATTGAAGGTAACCCAGCCGACTTATTATCTAAAGGTGGTTTGAACGCCCAGGCCCAAGCTTCTGTATTGGAATTGTATGATGTTAATCGTCTGCAAAATCCGATGAAAGATGGCAGCGAGTCATCATGGAGCGATATAGATAGCTTTGTAAAATCTGAGCTTGCCGCTATTAAGGCAGGAGGTAAAAAAATACGTTTGGTAACCTCAACCGTACACAGCCCTTCAACACTGGCTGTTATAAACGATTTTATCAAACAATACCCTAATACCAAACATATCAATTACGATGCAGTATCATATACCGGTATTATCCAGGCTAATCAAAACAGCTTTGGTAAAGCCGTTTTACCTCATTACCGTTTTGATAAGGCTGATGTTATTGTAAGCTTTGGCGCCGACTTTTTAGGCTCATGGATATCACAGGCTGAGTTTATGAACCAATACGTTTCTAACCGGAACGGAAAATCGTTGGCTAATAAAAAAATGTCAAGGCATATCCAGTTTGAAACCGGAATGAGCCTTACAGGTACTAACGCCGATGTGCGCGTACCGCTTAAGCCATCAGAAGAAGGTATTGCAATTATCAATTTATACAATGCCATAGCAGGTACTACATTACCAGGAAGCCAAAAACTGACTGCTAATCCTAATGCCGAAAAATCAATCCTTTTAGTAGCTAAAGAATTACAGGCTGCTAAAGGTAAGGCCTTGGTTGTTGCCGGTTCAAACGATGTGGCCACACAAGTACTTGTAAACGCTATTAACTCTTTATTGGGTAGCTACGGTAGTACTATTGATCTGGATAATGTTTCAAACAAATACGCCGGTAACGATTCTGAACTGGTTGAGTTGATCAACGATATGAAAGCCGGTCAGGTTGACGCTGTTTTCTTCCTGGATGCCAACCCTGCGTATGATTATTTTAAAGCAAAAGAATTCAGTGCAGCTTTAGCTAAAGTGAGATTGAGAGTGTCTTTCGCAGATCATGGTAAAAATGGCGAATCATCTACAGTAATAGGTGACGAAACATCTTCATTATGTAATGTAATAGCACCAAATCATCATTACCTGGAATCATGGGGTGATGATAATGTACTTGAAGGTTACTATACTATTGTACAGCCTACAATTAACCCGGTTTACAATACACGCCAGGCCGAAGAAAGCTTATTACTTTGGAGCGATAACGCTATTAAGGATTATTACAGCTACGTGCGTAACAACTGGAGTACAACTTTATTAGCTAAAGGTGGTCTTTCAGGTCAATCAGGATGGGAGTCTTTATTACAAACAGGTTTCGTTAAGGTAGCCGAAAAACCAGCAGGTACTTACAGTTTCTCTAAAGATCTGAATGCAGTAGCTCAAACCATATTGAACCACAGCAGCCAGTTGGCAGCAAAAGGCGATTCGCAAGTTGAATTGCAGGTTTATCAAAGTTCGGTAATACGTGATGGTAAAAAAGCGAACAACCCCTGGTTACAAGAGTTGCCAGATCCGGTTTCGAAGGTTACCTGGGAAAACTTTGCGGCCATTTCGCCTAAGTTTGCCGAGAAGCTGGGTATAGAAGAAAATCAGGTGATTAAAGTAACCGTTGACGGTTATACCATTGAATTACCCGTGTTATTTCAACCAGGACAAGCACAAGGCACTATTTCGGTAGCTGTTGGTTATGGCCGCACGTTGGCAGGCCCGGTAGGTAATGCCGCAGGCCAAAATGCTTTCCCTTTCCAAAGTTTCCGTAACGGAACTTTTCAAACATCGGCAGTTGCTACGTTTGAAAAAACAGGTGAAAAATCTATCCTGGCTCAAACACAAACACACCACTCATACGAAGGTCGTAGCGTAATTCAGGAGACCACCTTCGAAAAATATAAAAAGGACGCTGCAGCAGGTAACCGTAGTGTTAAAGAACACAAGGTTTATACCTTGTGGGATGAGTATGAGCGCCCTCAATACAACTGGGTAATGGCTATCGACCTGAACGCTTGTACAGGTTGCGGAGCTTGCGTAGTTGCTTGTAACGCCGAAAATAACGTTCCGGTTGTTGGTAAAGACGAGGTTCGCCGTCGTCGCGAAATGCACTGGATCCGGATTGACAGGTACTACAGTTTTAACGAAGCTGATGGTGCGGTTACCAAGGAAAAAGAGATCAATGTGTTGAAGGATGACAAGAGTCATATGGATAACCTTGATAACGTATCCGTGGTGTACCAACCGATGTTATGCCAACACTGTGATCATGCTCCTTGCGAAACAGTTTGCCCGGTATTAGCTACCGTACACTCATCGGAAGGTTTAAACCACATGGCTTATAACCGTTGCATCGGTACACGTTACTGCGCTAACAACTGCCCTTATAAAGTTCGTCGTTTCAACTGGTTTAACTACTGGAACGATTCACGTTTTGATAACTACCTGAATAACGAGCATACACAATTAGTATTAAACCCGGATGTGGTAACCCGTTTCCGTGGGGTGATGGAAAAATGCTCGATGTGTATTCAGCGTATCCAAGCTGGTAAGTTAAAGGCAAAAATCGAAAAACGCCCGTTGAAAGATGGCGACGTTAAGGTTGCCTGTCAGCAAACCTGCCCAACAAACGCTATCGTTTTTGGTAACGTAAATGATCCGGAATCTGAAGTTGCAAAAGCACTGAAAAGTGAAAGAACATACTACGTATTAGAAGAATTAAACGTACAACCGGGTATAGGTTACCAGGTTAAGGTTAGAAATACAATAGAACAAGAGGCTTAA
- a CDS encoding alpha/beta hydrolase, giving the protein MKFKRLLSVLTLMATSQFSIAQQKPIVLYPDGVPNAKKAPASYVEEIVDNRASKVTDPVLIPYFPDKEKANGTAVIICPGGGYARLAMDHEGYAVAKKFNEIGVTAFVLKYRLPSDEIMADKSIGPLQDAQRSIQLIRQRASEWGINPAKVGIMGFSAGGHLASTAGTHFDKAVIANKANINLRPDFMLLLYPVISFGEMAHKGSMHNLLGANPSQQQLDLYSNEKQVTANTPITFLIQAEDDKTVPVQNSLMFYNALLAANVKAEMHIYPNGGHGFGLNNKTTKDYWFNSATNWMDANGLLSKDSVGPKK; this is encoded by the coding sequence ATGAAATTTAAACGCTTGTTATCTGTACTCACTTTAATGGCAACCTCTCAATTTAGTATCGCTCAGCAAAAACCTATCGTACTGTATCCCGATGGGGTGCCGAATGCTAAAAAGGCACCTGCAAGTTACGTTGAGGAAATAGTAGACAACCGTGCCAGTAAAGTAACCGACCCGGTACTGATCCCCTATTTCCCGGATAAGGAGAAAGCCAACGGTACGGCCGTAATTATTTGCCCAGGCGGCGGATATGCCCGGTTAGCGATGGACCACGAAGGTTATGCCGTAGCCAAAAAATTTAACGAAATAGGTGTAACCGCCTTTGTATTGAAATACCGTTTGCCAAGCGACGAGATCATGGCTGATAAATCCATAGGGCCATTGCAAGACGCGCAACGATCGATACAATTGATCAGGCAGCGGGCCAGCGAATGGGGTATTAACCCCGCAAAGGTGGGCATCATGGGCTTTTCCGCAGGCGGGCACCTGGCCTCGACCGCCGGGACGCATTTTGATAAAGCGGTGATAGCCAACAAGGCCAACATCAACCTCCGGCCCGATTTTATGCTATTGCTATACCCGGTAATCAGCTTTGGCGAAATGGCGCATAAAGGATCAATGCATAATTTACTGGGCGCCAACCCCAGCCAGCAACAGCTGGACCTGTACTCGAACGAGAAACAAGTTACCGCCAACACGCCGATCACCTTTTTGATACAGGCCGAAGATGATAAAACCGTACCGGTACAAAACAGCCTGATGTTTTATAACGCGCTATTGGCGGCAAATGTAAAGGCCGAAATGCATATTTACCCCAACGGAGGCCATGGTTTTGGGCTCAATAATAAAACCACCAAAGATTATTGGTTTAACAGCGCCACCAACTGGATGGACGCGAATGGCTTGCTAAGTAAGGATTCGGTCGGCCCAAAAAAATAG
- a CDS encoding DUF3341 domain-containing protein yields the protein MSSTKFILGLFEDPDEMLDGIHKLQQNSIPIYDVYSPMPIHGIEAKLGIKESRLGYAAFIFGCTGGTVAFSMLYYMLVWDWPHNIGGKPNFAIPDFVPITFEWTVLFTAFGMVLTFFYATHLFPGRAPRVMDLRATDDRFVIAIDARGNVPHEDITNILKEAGAVEVKHNDRKYVSYE from the coding sequence ATGAGTAGTACAAAATTTATATTAGGCCTATTTGAAGATCCCGACGAAATGTTGGACGGGATCCATAAACTACAACAAAATAGCATTCCTATTTATGATGTATATTCGCCAATGCCTATACACGGCATTGAAGCAAAATTGGGCATCAAAGAATCACGTTTAGGCTACGCCGCCTTTATATTCGGCTGTACAGGTGGTACGGTAGCATTCAGCATGCTTTATTACATGCTGGTTTGGGATTGGCCGCATAACATCGGAGGTAAGCCCAACTTCGCCATCCCGGATTTTGTTCCGATCACCTTTGAGTGGACTGTATTGTTCACCGCATTTGGTATGGTGTTAACATTTTTTTATGCTACACACCTTTTCCCGGGTCGCGCACCAAGGGTAATGGACCTGAGAGCTACCGATGACAGGTTTGTGATCGCTATTGATGCCAGGGGAAATGTTCCTCACGAGGATATTACGAATATATTAAAAGAAGCAGGTGCTGTAGAAGTTAAGCATAACGACAGAAAATATGTTAGCTATGAATAA
- a CDS encoding c-type cytochrome: MLAMNKFRILGATVITIAASVMITSCGHDKRSTGWEYAPNMYEHIAYDPDQKNPNFKDGKTAQVPPAGTIPVGFVRFDYPNTKDGYEKASLEVKSPMAQTKQNFAEGQVLFMHYCSPCHGETGQGDGLVTQHGYPNPPSYSKGQSSRGGAMKDLTDGKIYHTITYGVNAMGSYASQLNPDERWKVVMYIHHLQTL; this comes from the coding sequence ATGTTAGCTATGAATAAATTTAGAATATTAGGTGCAACAGTTATAACTATTGCTGCTTCTGTGATGATCACTTCATGTGGTCATGATAAAAGAAGCACGGGATGGGAGTATGCCCCTAATATGTATGAACATATTGCATACGATCCGGATCAGAAAAATCCAAATTTTAAGGATGGTAAAACAGCCCAGGTGCCGCCGGCAGGTACCATACCTGTAGGGTTCGTGAGGTTTGATTACCCCAACACCAAAGATGGCTACGAAAAAGCAAGCTTGGAAGTAAAAAGCCCAATGGCGCAAACCAAACAGAACTTTGCTGAAGGGCAAGTATTGTTTATGCACTATTGCTCACCATGCCATGGAGAGACGGGGCAGGGTGATGGCCTGGTGACACAACACGGTTATCCAAACCCTCCTTCTTATTCAAAAGGACAATCTTCACGTGGTGGAGCAATGAAAGATCTAACCGACGGTAAAATATACCACACTATCACTTATGGCGTAAACGCGATGGGTTCATACGCATCACAGCTTAACCCTGATGAGCGCTGGAAAGTAGTGATGTATATTCACCATTTACAAACTTTATAA
- the nrfD gene encoding NrfD/PsrC family molybdoenzyme membrane anchor subunit — MASHGESIIREPLITGKNITYAQITNDVLLPVENKPTKAWWIGFTVASLGALLWVVAVSYTFWFGIGAWGLNKTVGWAWDITGFVWWVGIGHAGTLISAVLLLFRQNWRNSINRSAEAMTIFAVICAATYIVAHMGRPWMAVYSLPLPNQYGSLWVNFNSPLIWDVFAISTYFSVSLVFWYTGLLPDIATIRDRAVGLRRRIYSVLSFGWTGSVKTWQRFETVSLILAGISTPLVLSVHTIVSMDFATSLEPGWHTTIFPPYFVAGAIFSGFAMVQTLLLVARKVLGLENYITMFHIESMNKIIILTGSIVGVAYITEFFIAWYSGVEYEQYAFINRATGPYWWAYWSMMSCNVISPQLFWFRKLRLSIPFSWFLSIIVNIGMWFERFVIIVTSLHRDYIPSSWAMFYPTWVEVSIFIGSIGVFFTLFLLFIRVLPSVAMAEVKLLLKGSSEQAKKKVLAGGHVEPEQAAFYKEALEKFDSVELADYEKI, encoded by the coding sequence ATGGCATCTCATGGCGAGTCGATAATAAGGGAACCGTTAATCACAGGCAAGAATATCACCTATGCCCAGATTACTAACGACGTGTTACTCCCTGTTGAAAATAAACCAACCAAAGCATGGTGGATCGGGTTTACCGTAGCCTCTTTAGGCGCTTTACTTTGGGTGGTTGCAGTTAGTTATACTTTTTGGTTTGGAATTGGAGCCTGGGGTTTGAATAAAACAGTAGGATGGGCATGGGATATTACGGGTTTCGTATGGTGGGTAGGTATCGGTCACGCCGGAACGCTGATCTCCGCCGTATTGTTACTGTTCCGCCAAAACTGGCGTAACTCCATTAATCGGTCGGCCGAGGCGATGACGATCTTCGCGGTAATCTGCGCGGCCACATACATTGTGGCTCACATGGGCCGCCCCTGGATGGCTGTTTACTCTTTACCTTTACCAAATCAATATGGCTCATTATGGGTTAACTTTAACTCTCCGCTAATCTGGGACGTATTTGCGATATCAACTTATTTTTCGGTGTCATTAGTATTTTGGTACACTGGTTTATTGCCGGATATTGCTACCATTCGTGACCGCGCCGTTGGTTTACGCCGCCGTATTTACTCTGTGCTGTCTTTCGGCTGGACAGGTTCGGTAAAAACCTGGCAACGTTTTGAGACTGTTTCATTAATATTGGCAGGTATCTCAACCCCGCTGGTACTTTCGGTACACACCATTGTATCTATGGACTTTGCAACATCGCTCGAGCCCGGATGGCATACCACCATTTTCCCTCCTTACTTCGTTGCGGGGGCTATCTTTTCCGGGTTTGCCATGGTGCAAACGCTGTTACTTGTAGCACGTAAAGTATTAGGTCTGGAAAATTACATTACCATGTTCCACATTGAATCAATGAATAAGATCATCATCTTAACAGGTTCAATTGTAGGTGTGGCATACATTACTGAGTTCTTTATAGCCTGGTATTCTGGTGTTGAATATGAGCAATATGCTTTCATCAACCGTGCTACCGGACCATACTGGTGGGCATACTGGAGCATGATGTCGTGTAACGTAATCTCTCCTCAGCTTTTCTGGTTCAGAAAATTGCGTTTAAGCATTCCTTTCTCCTGGTTCCTTTCCATCATCGTGAACATCGGTATGTGGTTTGAGCGTTTCGTAATTATCGTTACCTCACTGCACCGCGATTATATTCCTTCAAGCTGGGCCATGTTCTATCCAACCTGGGTTGAGGTAAGTATCTTTATCGGTTCAATTGGTGTATTCTTTACCTTGTTCCTGCTGTTCATCCGTGTGTTACCGTCTGTAGCTATGGCCGAGGTGAAATTGTTATTGAAAGGCTCAAGCGAGCAGGCCAAGAAGAAAGTATTAGCTGGCGGACATGTTGAGCCTGAACAAGCAGCCTTCTATAAAGAAGCACTGGAGAAATTTGATAGTGTTGAACTGGCAGATTACGAAAAAATATAA
- a CDS encoding cytochrome c oxidase subunit II: MAFKKLINFKTLSSAFAAMLLFTTNMVMAQDTAQTATTLSTDDAAKSAMWIGVGYYVLLVLLLAVIIGIVGKILRVYDLTQQIQGKKSMNWNNILGVMFIIFLIVGLYGAYWSFTVQGAMLLPEAASIHGVKTDTMFYVTFGITVTVFVITQILLFGFSFRYRATGKRKAYFYPHNNTIEKIWTVVPAIVLTILVITGFFTWKEITNSVDAKGSPASIDIDVTGHQFAWELRYPGKDGKLGAKNYRLVTGTNKLGINYQDKHSFDDLAADTLVIPVNKSIRLNILAQDVIHSVYMPHFRLQLNAVPGLPTFFKFTPTITTADMRSKVDNPKFEYLLYCNKICGGGHYNMQKVVRVVTDAEYNQWLSKQKPYLNDQLKKELKMADNGQTKQAAPNRLALNN, translated from the coding sequence ATGGCATTCAAAAAATTAATAAATTTTAAAACTTTATCATCGGCGTTTGCTGCTATGCTGCTTTTTACAACCAACATGGTGATGGCGCAGGATACCGCGCAAACAGCCACCACGTTAAGTACAGATGACGCGGCTAAAAGCGCGATGTGGATAGGCGTTGGTTATTACGTGCTATTAGTTTTATTATTAGCTGTGATTATCGGCATAGTTGGTAAAATACTTCGTGTGTACGATTTAACGCAGCAGATCCAGGGTAAAAAATCCATGAACTGGAATAATATTTTGGGTGTCATGTTCATTATATTCCTGATTGTAGGATTATATGGCGCTTATTGGTCGTTTACTGTGCAAGGCGCTATGTTGCTGCCCGAAGCAGCATCCATTCACGGTGTTAAAACAGACACCATGTTCTACGTTACTTTCGGAATCACAGTAACCGTATTTGTAATTACGCAGATCCTCTTATTTGGATTTTCGTTCAGATACCGCGCTACCGGAAAACGTAAAGCTTATTTTTATCCTCACAATAACACCATCGAGAAAATTTGGACCGTTGTTCCGGCTATTGTGTTAACCATCTTGGTGATCACCGGGTTTTTCACCTGGAAAGAGATCACCAATAGTGTTGACGCCAAAGGCTCGCCAGCCTCTATCGATATTGATGTTACCGGGCATCAGTTTGCCTGGGAATTAAGGTATCCTGGTAAAGATGGTAAGTTAGGAGCAAAAAACTACAGATTAGTTACAGGCACCAATAAGTTAGGTATAAATTACCAGGACAAACATAGCTTTGATGATTTAGCCGCTGATACTTTAGTAATACCGGTTAACAAATCAATCCGGTTAAATATCCTGGCTCAGGATGTAATTCACAGTGTTTACATGCCTCACTTCCGCCTTCAGTTGAACGCTGTTCCGGGATTGCCAACTTTTTTTAAGTTTACCCCAACAATTACTACTGCTGATATGCGTAGCAAAGTTGATAACCCTAAATTTGAATACCTGCTATACTGCAATAAAATTTGTGGTGGTGGCCATTACAATATGCAAAAGGTAGTACGCGTTGTTACCGATGCTGAATACAACCAATGGTTATCTAAGCAAAAGCCTTATCTAAATGACCAGTTGAAGAAGGAATTGAAGATGGCCGACAACGGTCAGACAAAGCAAGCGGCTCCAAACAGATTAGCATTAAATAATTAA
- a CDS encoding deoxyhypusine synthase family protein, which produces MSVTERGPISRFIEKNYLHFNAAALMDAAKGYETHLLEGGKMMVTLGGAMSTAELGISLAEMIRQDKIHIISCTGANLEEDIMNLVAHSHYKRVPHYRDLSPQDEWDLLENHYNRVTDTCIPEEEAFRRLQKHIHKIWKDADTAGERYFPHEYMYKMLLSGVLEQYYEIDPKNSWMLAAAEKNLPIIVPGWEDSTMGNIFASYVIKGEIKALTMKSGIEYMAWLAGWYPENSGGKGVGFFQIGGGIAGDFPICVVPMLYQDMEMENIPFWSYFCQISDSTTSYGSYSGAVPNEKITWGKLDINTPKFIVESDATIVAPLIFAWLLKQ; this is translated from the coding sequence ATGAGCGTTACAGAACGAGGACCAATATCCCGGTTTATAGAGAAAAATTACCTGCATTTTAATGCTGCGGCATTGATGGATGCAGCTAAAGGCTATGAAACCCACCTTTTAGAAGGCGGTAAAATGATGGTTACCCTGGGTGGCGCCATGAGCACCGCCGAGCTCGGTATCTCTCTTGCCGAAATGATCCGTCAGGATAAAATTCACATCATATCCTGTACCGGCGCAAACCTGGAAGAGGATATTATGAATTTGGTAGCACACTCGCATTACAAGCGCGTACCGCACTACCGCGACCTGAGCCCGCAGGACGAATGGGACTTGTTGGAAAACCATTACAACCGCGTAACCGATACCTGTATCCCCGAGGAGGAAGCTTTCAGGAGGTTGCAAAAGCATATCCACAAAATATGGAAAGATGCAGATACTGCTGGAGAACGCTACTTTCCGCACGAATACATGTATAAAATGTTGTTGAGCGGCGTGTTGGAGCAATATTACGAGATCGATCCTAAAAACTCTTGGATGCTGGCTGCTGCTGAGAAAAACCTGCCTATTATAGTGCCGGGATGGGAAGACTCTACCATGGGTAACATTTTTGCATCATACGTGATTAAAGGAGAAATAAAGGCTTTAACCATGAAGAGTGGTATTGAGTACATGGCCTGGCTTGCCGGTTGGTATCCTGAAAACTCGGGTGGTAAAGGCGTAGGCTTTTTCCAGATTGGCGGCGGTATAGCCGGCGATTTCCCAATTTGCGTAGTACCAATGCTTTACCAGGATATGGAGATGGAAAATATCCCTTTCTGGAGCTACTTCTGCCAGATCTCCGATTCAACAACCTCTTATGGTTCGTACTCTGGAGCCGTGCCAAACGAAAAGATTACATGGGGTAAACTGGACATTAACACCCCCAAATTTATAGTGGAATCAGATGCTACAATTGTAGCTCCGCTGATTTTTGCATGGCTACTAAAACAATAA
- a CDS encoding cytochrome c3 family protein, which produces MRNISLILKQFSRSVLLIAGLAVWGFSARAQGDAAKGEALFKAKCTACHKIESRMTGPALGPTITSETDDKWLTKWIQNNQALITAKDPKAVKIYNEYNQAAMTVFTELSDGDVANIIAYVRADWKTMQAAPKGDPSKTGGATADSGPSNLVIFGLLGVIVIAFIIILVLNRVIATLERLLLNRKGLLPEVAEEDTTKAAAERAATFKKLLKNKKLVFFFLLSFTIAGASWQWTTLWNTNVHTGYQPVQPIKYSHQLHAGTMKIDCQYCHGGAYKSKNATIPSLNVCMNCHKVVKTESPEIHKIYDALGYDPQTQKYDTTKARPIQWIRVHNLPDLAYFNHSQHVKVGGIKCQTCHGPIETMQEVKQYSPLTMKWCIQCHKRTEVNYKGNAYYDNMIQVHDRIKRGEKVTAAALGGIECGKCHY; this is translated from the coding sequence ATGAGAAATATCTCATTGATTCTTAAACAATTTTCCAGGTCGGTACTACTTATTGCAGGTCTTGCCGTTTGGGGATTCTCTGCCCGTGCACAAGGAGACGCTGCTAAAGGTGAAGCTTTGTTTAAAGCCAAATGTACCGCATGTCACAAAATCGAAAGCCGGATGACCGGACCCGCCTTGGGCCCAACCATCACATCGGAAACCGACGACAAGTGGTTAACCAAATGGATTCAAAACAACCAGGCTTTAATTACCGCTAAAGATCCAAAGGCTGTTAAAATCTACAACGAGTACAACCAGGCTGCAATGACTGTGTTTACCGAGCTATCCGACGGTGACGTAGCCAATATCATTGCTTACGTGCGTGCCGATTGGAAAACCATGCAGGCTGCACCGAAGGGAGATCCTTCAAAAACCGGTGGCGCAACGGCTGATTCGGGCCCAAGCAACCTGGTTATCTTTGGTTTGCTTGGCGTAATCGTTATTGCGTTTATCATCATCCTGGTGCTTAACAGGGTTATTGCAACTTTAGAGCGCCTGTTGCTGAACAGAAAAGGATTATTACCCGAAGTAGCTGAGGAAGATACTACTAAAGCCGCTGCCGAGCGTGCCGCTACCTTTAAAAAGCTGTTGAAAAACAAGAAACTGGTTTTCTTTTTTTTACTTAGCTTTACTATAGCAGGAGCCAGCTGGCAATGGACAACCTTGTGGAACACCAACGTGCACACAGGTTACCAACCGGTACAACCAATCAAATATTCGCACCAGTTACACGCCGGTACTATGAAGATTGATTGCCAGTATTGCCATGGTGGTGCTTATAAATCTAAAAATGCAACTATCCCTTCATTAAACGTTTGTATGAACTGCCATAAGGTAGTTAAAACAGAATCGCCGGAAATTCATAAAATTTATGATGCTTTGGGTTACGATCCGCAAACTCAAAAATATGATACTACCAAAGCAAGGCCAATCCAATGGATCAGGGTACACAACCTGCCCGACCTGGCTTACTTTAACCACTCACAACACGTAAAAGTTGGCGGTATTAAATGCCAAACCTGCCACGGCCCTATCGAAACCATGCAGGAAGTTAAGCAATACTCGCCTCTAACCATGAAATGGTGTATTCAGTGCCACAAACGTACCGAAGTTAACTACAAAGGCAACGCGTATTATGATAACATGATACAAGTACACGACAGGATAAAACGCGGAGAGAAAGTTACCGCTGCAGCATTAGGTGGTATCGAGTGCGGTAAATGTCATTATTAA